A stretch of Aedes aegypti strain LVP_AGWG chromosome 2, AaegL5.0 Primary Assembly, whole genome shotgun sequence DNA encodes these proteins:
- the LOC110676394 gene encoding uncharacterized protein LOC110676394, whose protein sequence is MEKIFNFIIVTVLAITFTYVCGNNDETPLKEMIGFPLWRPLTTWRRQLYPPADSYQHNTEDEIDDYPSALAGDTDFTAQNFHTIDFKLKRTRPRHPICESLINVVYVGNNSDGYQYRPDHYITESCLNSYNTYQNRCSETGLSCTQIKQKMFITRRKAGDDAKAINCWEHVRMEEYDAGCECMYPKEHIVDKHSQRNGK, encoded by the exons ATTATTGTCACAGTCTTAGCCATAACTTTCACCTATGTTTGTGGAAACAATGATGAAACCCCGCTCAAAGAGATGATTGGATTTCCTTTATGGAGGCCACTGACTACATGGCGCCGACAACTGTATCCTCCAGCCGATAGCTATCAACACAATACTGAAGATGAAATCGACGATTATCCCAGTGCACTGGCCGGCGACACCGATTTTACAGCACAGAACTTTCATACCATCGATTTTAAGCTCAAACGCACTCGTCCACGGCATCCGATTTGCGAATCGCTTATTAATGTGGTATACGTAGGAAACAACTCTGATGGATATCAATATCGTCCTGACCATTACATTACCGAATCATGCCTGAACTCTTACAACACCTACCAAAATAGG TGCTCAGAGACGGGATTGTCGTGTACCCAGATTAagcagaaaatgttcatcactAGGCGGAAAGCAGGCGATGATGCCAAAGCGATAAACTGCTGGGAACACGTTAGAATGGAAGAG TACGATGCCGGTTGCGAATGCATGTATCCAAAGGAACACATTGTGGATAAACATTCCCAGCGCAATGGAAAATAA